The DNA window GGGCTACTCATGCATAAGGACAACCAAGCGCTAATTTTTGAAATGACGAAAGAAGGCCGCGTCGGCTACAGCTTGCCGACACTTGATGTACCAGAAATAGACTTGAGCGAACTGTTACCAGCTGATTTGATCCGTACAGAAGCAGCTGAATTACCTGAAGTATCGGAACTTGATATTATGCGTCATTACACAGCGTTATCTAACCGTAACCATGGTGTAGATTCAGGTTTCTATCCATTAGGATCGTGTACGATGAAATACAACCCGAAAATCAACGAATCTGTTGCGCGTTTCCCAGGATTTGCTAATATTCATCCGTTACAAGATGAAAAAACAGTTCAAGGAGCTCTTGAATTGATGTTTGATCTGCAAGAGCATTTAAAAGAAATTACAGGCATGGACGAAGTGACATTGCAGCCAGCTGCAGGTGCGCACGGCGAATGGACTGGCTTAATGATGATCCGCGCTTACCACGAGTCTCGTGGCGACTTCAAACGGACGAAAGTCATTGTTCCAGATTCGGCACACGGTACAAACCCTGCTTCAGCAACTGTTGCTGGATTTGAAACCGTTACTGTAAAATCGAGTGACCAAGGACTTGTCGACTTAGAAGATTTGAAACGCGTTGTTGGAGACGACACAGCTGCTTTAATGCTTACAAATCCGAATACACTTGGCTTGTTTGAAGAACAAATTTTAGAAATGGCTGCAATTATTCACGAAGTGGGCGGGAAATTGTATTATGACGGCGCCAACTTAAACGCTGTTATGTCAAAAGCGCGTCCAGGAGATATGGGCTTTGATGTGGTTCACTTGAATTTGCACAAAACGTTCACTGGACCTCACGGCGGTGGTGGACCCGGATCTGGTCCAGTTGGTGTGAAAAAAGATTTAATGCCTTATTTGCCAAAACCTATATTGGTTAAAAAAGATGAAGCGTATACGTTTGACTACGATCGTCCAGAATCAATCGGTCGTGTAAAACCGTTCTATGGTAACTTTGGAATTAACGTACGTGCATATACGTACATTCGCTCTATGGGACCAGATGGTTTGAAAGCTGTTACAGAATACGCGGTATTAAACGCTAACTACATGATGCGTAGATTGCAACCCCATTTCGATTTGCCGTACGATCGTCATTGCAAGCATGAATTCGTTTTGAGCGGTCGTCGTCAGAAAAAACTCGGTGTTCGGACGTTAGATATGGCAAAACGCTTACTTGACTTTGGCTATCATCCACCAACAATCTACTTCCCATTAAATGTAGAAGAAGGCATGATGATTGAACCAACAGAAACCGAATCAAAAGAAACATTGGATGCTTTTATTGACGCGATGATTCAAATTGCGAAAGAAGTAGAAGAAAATCCGGAAATCGTTCAAAATGCACCGCACACGACGGTAATCAATCGTTTAGATGAAACAAAAGCAGCACGTAAACCTGTGCTTCGTTACTACAAAGCAGAATAAAGTCGAAAAGACGTGTTGGCCAAATTGGCTTACACGTCTTTTCGTTAAAGAAGCTGGTAAAAATAGTTATAAGAAATTCAAAGTAGTAAAACATCCTAATACGTCTCTGAACAGTTTTTAATCGACCTGAATATCATATGTCATAAATATAGAAAAAACCCTTCCAGCAATGTGTGGAAGGGTTTTAAAGCTTAGTTTTTAGATTTGATTTTGCCAGTCCATTGTTTGAACCCGCCTTGCAATTGGAACAATTGGATATAGCCTTTTTTCTTTAAGAAAATGGCAACCCGTCCGCTGCGTGCTCCGTTTTGGTCATACAAATAGACTGGTTTGTCTTCGCGGATTTCTTTGTAGCGCTGACGTAATTGTGATTGTGGAATATTACGTGCGCCAAGAATATGTCCCGCTGCAAAATCTTTTGGCTCGCGAACATCAATTAATTGTGCTTTGCGGTAGCCCTCGATAAATTGTTCTTGTGTCAAGTTCGTGACAGCTTTTTTTATACGGAAATACGAAATTACCGCATAAATGATGATTGCCAATAGTACTGCGATCGTAATGTACAAAAATTCCAATGATCTTGCCCCTTTCTCATCTTCTTTTATTATAAGAGAAGAGATGACGGATATTCAATGCCAATGTTACACTAATTATCGGAAATAGGAGGCGATCTTGTGAAATATCCAAAATGGATGTTTATAAATTCAGGTGAATGCAGCCCCTCTTTTAATATGGCGCTCGATGAAGCCTTATTAAATTGGCATAGCGAAGGGCTTATTCCGCCGGTGATTCGATTTTATGGTTGGATGCCTGCTGCCCTATCAATTGGTTATTTTCAAAAAGTAGAAAAAGAAATTGATATGGAAGCTGTCGAGCGTTTGGGGCTAGGCTTTGTCCGCCGTCCTACAGGAGGCAGAGGGGTTCTGCATGAACACGAACTTACATATAGCATAATTGTTAGCGAAGCTTATCCGAATATGCCAGAAACTGTGACAGAAGCTTATCGTGTACTAAGCGAGGGTTTACTAGAAGGTTTTAGAAATTTGGATTTAGATGCCTATTTTTCGGTACCAGATACAGAAGACAAGCGTGCTGACTTAAAAAAACCAAAATCAGCTGTTTGTTTTGATGCACCAAGTTGGTATGAAATGGTCGTTGAAGGAAAAAAAGTAGCTGGCAGTGCTCAAACACGCCAAAAAGGTGTTATTCTTCAACACGGTGCAATTTTAATCGACTTGGATGCTGAAAAGCTCTTGTCGGTTTTTAAATTTCAAAATGAAGAAGCAAAAGAGCGCATGCGCGTCAAAATTCCTGAAAAAGCAGTAGCGATCAATTCGCTACGTGCAAATCCTGCAACTGCAGAAGAATGTGCAGTGGCGTTTAAAGCTGGATTCGAGCAAGCCTTGTCAATTGAGTTAGAGCCCTACGTATTGACAGACCAGCAACTTGCTGATGTCAAGGCATTAGAACAAAAAAAATATGCCAATTCTGAATGGAATTTTCGCGTGTAGTGTCTTTAGTCTTATTTTTTTGAGTTCACGCGTTAAAAACCTTGATAAATAGAGCTTTTTAAAGTGTTTGGAATTTTCATCAGAAACTTGTTATTGAAAACAAGTTTCAATATGTAGTATGATGGGAATCGAAGTAATACTATATATAGTATCCGACTCCATATATCACAAAGGAGGAATTGTCAAATGGTATCAGCCACACAATCCCAGTATTCATTAAACTCACAAGCTTTAAATGAGGATATTCAGACGTTTCCTCAAGTGCACAAAATTACACCAGATATGAAGTTAACGCACAAAGGGGTATCTCGCCTTGTAATGATTGATCGCTATTCATTTAAGGATACGGAGAAAAAGACTCTTAAAGCAGGCGACTTTGTTGTTTTAACTGTTAAAGAAGATCCGAAATTCCCAGCTCGTGGCCTTGGTTATATTGTGTCTATTGATACACAAGCCAATAAAGCAAAAGTTTGGATTGAAGAAGATTACAGAAGTGCAATCGACAATCCTGGGGAACAAGAAGCAGGCATCGTTAATCGCCCAATCGACGTGATTGAAAAGCCGATGGAAGTGTTCTACGAGCAGATTGCGAAACGCAATGCTACCGGATTAGCTTCTGTAGAAACAACACCTGAAAAGCGTAAAGAATGGTTCGAAAAGTTTTATCAGCAATTGGTTGGATTGAAATTTATTCCGGCTGGGCGCGTTCTTTACGGAGCAGGAGCCGATACAGATGTAACATATTTCAACTGCTACGTAATGCCGTTTGTAGCAGATTCGCGCGAAGGAATTTCGGATCACCGTAAACAAGTGATGGAAATCATGAGTCGCGGAGGCGGTGTTGGAACAAACGGATCAACGCTTCGTCCTCGTAATACATTAGCTCGTGGAGTTAATGGCAAATCATCAGGATCAGTATCTTGGTTGGACGATATTGCGAAATTAACACATCTTGTAGAACAAGGTGGATCAAGACGTGGTGCTCAAATGATCATGCTTGCAGATTGGCATCCAGATATCGCAGAATTCATCATTTCAAAAATGCAAAACCCACGTATTTTGCGTTATTTGATCGAAAACACACAGGATGAGACAATTAAAAAATTGGCTCACGACAAATTGAAATTTAAAGCATTGTCTTCCCAAGAAGAAGCAATGTACCAAGGTATCTTAAACTATCGGACAATCCCAGGTATGGGTGGATTTAACGAGAAAATCATGCGCGATGCTGAAACGAAATTGCGTGACGGCGGTACCTATTCTGTTCACAACGAAGAGTTTTTAACAGGTGCCAATATTTCTGTAACATTAACAAGTGATTTCATGACAGCTGTTGAAAACGATGAGGATTTCGACTTACGTTTCCCAGCCGTTGAGTCTTACTCAAAAGATGAAATGGCTATTTATAATGAAAAATGGCAAGAAGTTGGTGATGTTCGTGAGTGGGAAAGCATGGGTCATGGTGTCCGTGTGTACCGCACGATGAAAGCGCGCGAACTATGGAACTTGATCAACATTTGTGCAACTTATTCAGCAGAACCAGGTATTTTCTTTATCGATAATGCAAATGAAAAAACAAACGCTGCAGCCTATGGTCAAAAAGTGGTTGCAACTAACCCTTGTGGCGAACAACCATTAGCACCTTATTCAGTTTGTAACTTGGCTGCGGTCAACTTGGCGCAATTTGCTGATCCAAAAACAAAAAAAGTTGATTTTGAAAGCTTGAAAGAAACAGTACGCGTAGGTGTCCGCATGCAAGACAACGTGATTGACGCAACACCATATTTCCTTGAAGAAAACCAAGTACAAGCACTTGGCGAACGCCGGGTAGGTCTTGGAGTTATGGGATTAGCTGATTTGCTAATTTACTGTGACAAAGAATATGGTTCACCAGAAGGTAACGAACTTGTAGATGAAATTTTCAAGACGATTGCTACTGCAGCATACGAAGTTTCAACTGACTTAGCAGCAGAACGTGGCAGCTTCCCATTCTTAGTTGGGAATACAGATGAAGAAACTGCGGCACTTCGCAAAGCGTTTACTGAAACTGGATTTATGCAAGGCATGCCTGAACATGTTCGCGAAGCAGTTCTTGAAAAAGGAATTCGCAACTCGCATCTATTAACAGTAGCTCCAACAGGATCTACCGGTACGATGGTTGGCGTTTCGACAGGACTTGAACCTTACTATTCGTTCACTTACTACCGTAGCGGTCGCCTTGGTAAATTTATCGAAGTTAAAGCTGATATTGTTCGTGAATATCTGAAGAACAACCCTCAAGCTGACGAAGAAAATCTGCCAAAAGCATTTGTGACATCGATGGACTTAGCGCCAGAAGCACACGCAGATGTTCAGTGTATCATCCAGCGTTGGATCGACTCTTCTATCTCGAAAACAGTAAATGCACCTCGAGGCTATACAGTTGAGCAAGTAGAAGGTGTTTATGAGCGTTTGTATAAAGGTGGAGCAAAAGGTGGTACGGTTTATGTTGATGGCAGCCGTGATTCACAAGTTCTAACTTTAAAAGCTGAAGATAATAATTTCGAAGAAGAAGAACACCAAGAAGATACTGGAAAGCGTCCGATTGTTTTGATCGACACAATCCAAGATCTTCGTTCAACGAATGTGACAATCGGTTCTGAAGTGGGCGATACTTGCCCAGTTTGCCGAAAAGGAACAGTTGAAGAAATGGGTGGCTGCAATACATGTACGAATTGCAATGCTCAATTAAAGTGTGGATTGTAATATAATGAGCGCGGTGGCTAATTAGCCATCGCGTTTTTTGTATTCCATTCAAAAAGCGCCGCTTCGGCAAGTCGCCTTAAGCCTGTCGGTTCTATACAGGTGCATTCGCTTTCTTTTAGTCTAGCTCATGCACCTAGAACCTCGGGGTCTTAAGTCAACTAGCCTATGCGGCAAAAAACGCCGCTTTGGCAAGTCGCCTTAAGCCCGTCGGTTCTATACAGGTGCATTCGCTTTCTTTTATAGTTGCTCGATTGTTCCGATATGTTAAAATAATTAAGAATGTATAAGGGGAAGGGGAAAGTTGAATGCGTGTGCTGATCTTGAACGGTCCGAATTTAAACCGCTTGGGCAAACGGGAAAAAGAAGCGTATGGAACGTTCACATTAGAAGAGCTAGAACAAGATCTTGTGGAATTTTCATATCATCATCATATTGAATTGATTTGTCGGCAGTCAAACCATGAAGGCGAATTGATCGACTGGATTCACGGGGCAGGCGATGAAGGCTTATCGGGAATTGTCTTAAATGCGGGTGCATATACACATACAAGCATTGCGATACGAGATGCGATTGCGGCAATCCAAGTTCCTGTAATTGAAGTACATATATCGAATGTTCACAAAAGAGAAGAATTCCGACACCATTCTTATATTTCTCCCGTAACAATCGGACAAATTGTTGGATTTGGCCAAGATGTCTACAAACTGGCGCTCCACGCGCTACTATTAAAACAAGAGAGAGGCTGACTATATTGAAACTCCAAAAATTACGCAACGAAATGAAACAACGCGAAGTAGAAGCTTTGCTTGTTACAAGCCCATATAATTTGCGCTACATTACAGAATTTACTGGGACAGCAGGATTAGCAATCGTCACACAACAAAAAGCTGTTTTCATTACTGATTTTCGTTATACAGAACAAGCTGGAGAGCAAGTAAAGGAATTTAAAGTGATTCAAGCAGAAAAAAATCTAATGGATGAAGTGGTGAAAACGGTCAAATCCATGGATATCCAAACACTTGCTTTTGAACAAGATTATATGACTTATGCTTCGGCTACACAGTATAAGGAAAAATTAGATTGCAATCTAGAACCTATTAGCAATTTGATTGAAAAAATCCGCATGGTGAAAACAGCAGAAGAAGTATCAGTACTAAAAGACGCGGCTAAAATTGCAGATGATGCATTCGAGCATATTTGTGGTTTTATTCGCCCTGGATTGACAGAACTCGAAGTTTCTAATGAGTTGGAGTTTTTCATGAGACAACAAGGTGCAACTTCTTCAAGCTTTGACATCATTGTAGCTTCAGGATTGCGTTCTGCATTGCCACACGGTGTAGCGACAGACAAAGTCATCGAACAAGGCGACATGATTACCCTGGATTTTGGTGCTCTATATAATGGTTATATTTCAGATATTACCCGTACAGTCGCTGTAGGCGAACCGTCAGAGCAATTGAAAGAAATTTATGCTATTGTATTAAAGGCACAAGAACTAGGTGTGGAGAAAATTGGTCCGGGAATGAGCGGCATTGAAGCGGATGCCATTGCGCGTGATTACATTAAGTCCAAGGGATATGGCGAAGCATTTGGTCACTCGACAGGGCATGGTATCGGATTAGAAGTCCATGAAAGTCCAGGCTTGTCTTTCAAATCAGAAACAATTTTGGAACCGGGTATGGCTGTGACGGTTGAACCAGGAATTTATCTGCAAGGAATTGGCGGAGTACGTATCGAAGATGATATACTGATAACCGAGTCAGGAAATGAACGGTTAACTCACTCCACAAAAGAGCTTCGCATTTTATAACAAACGGAGGAACTATAATGATTTCAGTAAACGATTTTAAAACAGGTGTTACAATTGAAGTAGACGGCGGAATTTGGCGCGTTATGGAATTCCAACACGTTAAACCAGGTAAAGGCGCTGCATTCGTGCGCTCGAAACTTCGTAATCTACGTACAGGAAGTGTCACTGAAAAGACATTCCGTGCAGGTGAAAAAGTTGCAAAAGCACAAATCGATAACGCTAAAATGCAGTATTTATATGCTAATGGAGATATGCACGCATTTATGGACATGGAAACTTATGATCAGATCGAGTTGCCTGAAAAAAATATTGAATACGAATTGAAGTTTCTACAAGAAAATATGGAAGTTCAAGTAATTCAGTTCCAAGGTGAAGTGCTAGGTGTTGAATTGCCAAATACGGTCGTTTTAGAAGTAGTTGAAACAGATCCAGGTATTAAAGGCGATACAGCTAGCGGCGGTTCTAAACCAGCGAAACTATCGACTGGATTGTCTGTTCAAGTACCATTTTTCATTAACGAAGGCGATAAATTGATCGTTAACACGACTGATTCTTCTTACGTTTCTAGAGCACAATAATAACAAAAGGCCTCTTCTATATAGAGGCCTTTTTTAAAAAGGCAGATTAGCTATTTCAAAATAGCCTGAAAAAGTCTAAAATGGTATAGAAATCAGTTAAATACATATTAGGGGAGTATGATGAAAATGAAAATCCAAGAAATCCGCGAAATTATTAAATTGGTAGATGGGTCATCTATTGATGAATTTTCTTATGAGTTTGAAGGCGTTAAAGTAAAAATGAAGAAAAATGGTACGGGTCAAACTCAGCAAACAAGTTCTTCAACTGACCAAACAACACAAGTTCAAAAAGCTGTAGAAACTAATGCACCAGCACCAACAAAAGAACCAGAAGTAGAGACTTTGGTATCTACTGAGTCACCAGAAATTTCGCCTGAAAACAATGTAGATTTCCACAAAATCCTTTCGCCGATGGTTGGGACATTTTATGAGTCTCCATCACCTGATGAAGCAGCTTACGTTCAAGTAGGAACAAAAGTTTCTGCTGATCACGTAGTTTGTATCGTTGAAGCAATGAAATTATTTAACGAAATCGAAGCAGAAGTAGATGGGGAAATTGCTGAGATTCTTGTAAAAGATGGTCAACTTGTCGAATACGGCCAGCCTTTATTCCTCGTGAAAGCAAACTGAGGAAAGGGGAGATAGCAATGAAAACGATGAAAAAAGTGTTGATTGCAAACCGCGGAGAAATCGCAGTTCGAATTATCCGTGCTTGTAAAGAAATGGATATCGAAACGGTTGCAGTATACTCAGAAGCTGATAAAGAAGCACTTCATGTTGAACTTGCGGATGAAGCGTATTGCATCGGTCCAAAATTATCGAAAGACAGCTATTTAAATTTTTCTAATATCATGTCAGTTGCTAAATTGACAAATTGTGATGGCATCCATCCAGGTTACGGATTTTTAGCAGAGAATGCGAGTTTTGCTGAACTTTGCGAAGCATGCGATATTATGTTTATTGGTCCAACTGCAGACGCTATTTCGCGTATGGGTACTAAAGACGTAGCGCGTGAGACGATGCGTAAAGCAGGAGTTCCAGTCGTTCCAGGTTCTACAGGGATCGTTGCAAGCGAAGAAGACGGCTTAAAGATTGCAGATGAAATTGGCTTTCCTGTTATTATCAAAGCCACAGCAGGTGGTGGAGGTAAAGGCATCCGTGTAGCGCGTACACGTGAAGATTTCGTCACTGGATTGAAAATGACACAAAAAGAAGCAGCAGCTGCATTTGGTAATCCTGGGGTTTATATCGAGAAGTTTATCGAAGATTTCCGCCATATCGAAATCCAAGTACTTGCTGACTCACATGGCAATGCCATTCACTTAGGTGAGCGTGATTGTTCTATTCAGCGTCGTATGCAAAAACTTCTTGAGGAAGCGCCTTCACCGGCATTGTCTCCAGAGCTACGTGCAGAGATGGGCGAAGCTGCTGTAAAAGCTGCATTAGCAGTTAACTACCGCGGTGCAGGAACTGTAGAATTTATTTTTGACGCTGTTAATCAAAAGTTTTACTTTATGGAAATGAATACACGTATTCAAGTTGAACATCCTGTAACAGAAATGATTACTGGAATTGATTTGATCCAACAACAATTAAGAGTGGCTTCTGGTGAGACATTAGCTTATAAGCAAGAAGATGTAACATTCAAAGGCTGGTCTATTGAATGCCGGATCAATGCAGAAAACCCAGCTAAAAACTTTATGCCTTCAGCAGGTAGAGTCGAAATGTACTTGCCACCAGGTGGTATGGGTGTGAGAGTTGATTCTGCTATGTATTCTGGTTACACAATTCCGCCGTATTACGATTCGATGGTAGCGAAACTGATTACATTTGCCGATACACGCGAAGAAGCAGTAGCAAAAATGAAACGTGCATTAAATGAATTTGTAATTGAAGGCGTGTTTACAACGATTCCATTCCATTCGAAGTTGATGGATCACGAAGTATTTAAATCAGGAGATTTCAATACGAAATTCCTTGAAAAATACGACGTATTGGGATCTTAAGGAGGAGCTTTTTAAATGGCAGAAAAAACAGCACCTTATTTACGTATGAAATCACACGGAGCACAAGACTTGGGGAATATCGAAGTCGCTCCAGAAGTATTGGAAATTATTGCGAGTATTGCAGCAACGGATATTGAAGGGGTTGCTAGTATGCGTGGGAACTTTGCCTCTGGCGTTGTAGAACGTTTAGGAAAAAAAGTTCACGGTAAAGGCATTAAAACCGAATTATCAGAAGACGGATTGGCGATTGATGTGTATTGTGTCATCAATTACGGTGTTTCCATTCCTAAAACCGCTTTAAAAATTCAAGAGCAGGTTCGTCAAACGCTTGAAAATATGACATCACTTCAAACGCAAGAAGTAAACGTTCATATAACAGGTGTCCATTTCGAGTCTCAAACATCAGAATAGCCAGTAAGGCTGTCCTAGAGTCCTTAAAAGACTCCTGGACAGCCTTCTCTTTGTTTATGTGTGCAAACCCCAAAATATTCCTATAACTAGAGGCGGCTTTGAGTGCTATTCGTTATTATTGACCGAACATTTCAAACATGGAAGTTCTACCGGAATACCTGTATAATGAGGGGTAATTAGCTGTGAAAAGGAGACCGGATAACTTATGAAACGACACGAAGCACGCGAAAAAGCGCTTCAGACCTTATTTCAATTAGAAGGCACTGAATTAACCATCGATGAGGCAATGGATCATGTGATGGCTGGAGAAAATGATAATTTTTATGACCTATTGGTACAAGGCACATATACCAATATGGCGACAATTGATGAGAAATTAGTTGGTCATCTTGAAAACTGGTCAATTGAACGTTTGCCTAAAATTGAACGTACAATTCTTCGCATGGCGATCTTTGAATTAGATTATATGGAAGATGCACCAGCGCGTGTGGTAATGAATGAAGCAATTGAACTATGTAAAACATTCGGAGATGATAAATCTAGTCGATTTGTTAACGGAGTTTTATCGAAGTTTACGGACGAAACAGCAAATTAATTGGAGGAGTAAACATGACTGCAAAATTGATTGATGGAAAAGCGGTAAGCCAAAAAATTAAAATACAAGTACAACAACGAGTGGAAAAATTGGCGCAGCAAGAGATCATTCCAGGACTTGCCGTTGTGTTGGTCGGTGAAAACTCGGCCTCTCTTACATATGTGAAAAACAAAAAGAAAACATGCGAAGCACTTGGTATGCGCTCAGATTTGCATCAATTTCCAGAGACATTAACTGAGCAAGAGCTGCTTTCAAAAATAGATGATTTAAATAAGGATTCAGACATTCATGGAATTCTTGTTCAATTGCCATTACCTAAACAAATAGATGAATTTAAAGTGATTTCTGCCATTAGCCCGGAAAAAGATGTGGATGGTTTCCATCCAATTTCAGTTGGTAATATGATGATCGGTAAAGAAGCCTTTTTACCATGTACGCCGCATGGCATAATGGAGCTACTTGCACATTATGATATCGACCCGGCTGGAAAACACGCTGTAGTAATTGGTCGAAGCAATATTGTCGGCAAACCAATTGGTCAATTATTATTGCAAAAAGATGCAACCGTTACATATTGTCACTCAAAAACAAAAGATTTAGCACATTTTACTAAACAAGCGGATATTTTGATTGCTGCTATTGGAAAAGCTAAATTTATCGATCATACGTTCATCAAACCCGGTGCAGTTATTATTGATGTCGGGATGAATCGTGACGAAAACGGTAAATTATGTGGCGACGTAGACTTTGAAGATGTTCAAGAAACGGCAAGTTATGTTACACCTGTACCAGGTGGTGTTGGGCCCATGACAATTGCAATGTTAATGGGAAACACGCTACAATCTGCTGAAAAGGGTCTATAAAGACAAATCAACAATAGTTATGTAAAATAAGTAATAATGGGGCTGTTTTTCTTCCGAAAAACAGCTTTTTAAATTCACAGATAGGGGTTGAAAATGTGTCAGCCGACCCGTACTTAAGTGTTAAAGCATTAACCAAATACATAAAAAAGAAATTTGATGCCGATCCTCATCTACGTGATGT is part of the Planococcus sp. PAMC 21323 genome and encodes:
- the accC gene encoding acetyl-CoA carboxylase biotin carboxylase subunit — translated: MKKVLIANRGEIAVRIIRACKEMDIETVAVYSEADKEALHVELADEAYCIGPKLSKDSYLNFSNIMSVAKLTNCDGIHPGYGFLAENASFAELCEACDIMFIGPTADAISRMGTKDVARETMRKAGVPVVPGSTGIVASEEDGLKIADEIGFPVIIKATAGGGGKGIRVARTREDFVTGLKMTQKEAAAAFGNPGVYIEKFIEDFRHIEIQVLADSHGNAIHLGERDCSIQRRMQKLLEEAPSPALSPELRAEMGEAAVKAALAVNYRGAGTVEFIFDAVNQKFYFMEMNTRIQVEHPVTEMITGIDLIQQQLRVASGETLAYKQEDVTFKGWSIECRINAENPAKNFMPSAGRVEMYLPPGGMGVRVDSAMYSGYTIPPYYDSMVAKLITFADTREEAVAKMKRALNEFVIEGVFTTIPFHSKLMDHEVFKSGDFNTKFLEKYDVLGS
- the efp gene encoding elongation factor P; the encoded protein is MISVNDFKTGVTIEVDGGIWRVMEFQHVKPGKGAAFVRSKLRNLRTGSVTEKTFRAGEKVAKAQIDNAKMQYLYANGDMHAFMDMETYDQIELPEKNIEYELKFLQENMEVQVIQFQGEVLGVELPNTVVLEVVETDPGIKGDTASGGSKPAKLSTGLSVQVPFFINEGDKLIVNTTDSSYVSRAQ
- a CDS encoding lipoate--protein ligase family protein: MALDEALLNWHSEGLIPPVIRFYGWMPAALSIGYFQKVEKEIDMEAVERLGLGFVRRPTGGRGVLHEHELTYSIIVSEAYPNMPETVTEAYRVLSEGLLEGFRNLDLDAYFSVPDTEDKRADLKKPKSAVCFDAPSWYEMVVEGKKVAGSAQTRQKGVILQHGAILIDLDAEKLLSVFKFQNEEAKERMRVKIPEKAVAINSLRANPATAEECAVAFKAGFEQALSIELEPYVLTDQQLADVKALEQKKYANSEWNFRV
- the gcvPB gene encoding aminomethyl-transferring glycine dehydrogenase subunit GcvPB; its protein translation is MHKDNQALIFEMTKEGRVGYSLPTLDVPEIDLSELLPADLIRTEAAELPEVSELDIMRHYTALSNRNHGVDSGFYPLGSCTMKYNPKINESVARFPGFANIHPLQDEKTVQGALELMFDLQEHLKEITGMDEVTLQPAAGAHGEWTGLMMIRAYHESRGDFKRTKVIVPDSAHGTNPASATVAGFETVTVKSSDQGLVDLEDLKRVVGDDTAALMLTNPNTLGLFEEQILEMAAIIHEVGGKLYYDGANLNAVMSKARPGDMGFDVVHLNLHKTFTGPHGGGGPGSGPVGVKKDLMPYLPKPILVKKDEAYTFDYDRPESIGRVKPFYGNFGINVRAYTYIRSMGPDGLKAVTEYAVLNANYMMRRLQPHFDLPYDRHCKHEFVLSGRRQKKLGVRTLDMAKRLLDFGYHPPTIYFPLNVEEGMMIEPTETESKETLDAFIDAMIQIAKEVEENPEIVQNAPHTTVINRLDETKAARKPVLRYYKAE
- a CDS encoding vitamin B12-dependent ribonucleotide reductase, whose protein sequence is MVSATQSQYSLNSQALNEDIQTFPQVHKITPDMKLTHKGVSRLVMIDRYSFKDTEKKTLKAGDFVVLTVKEDPKFPARGLGYIVSIDTQANKAKVWIEEDYRSAIDNPGEQEAGIVNRPIDVIEKPMEVFYEQIAKRNATGLASVETTPEKRKEWFEKFYQQLVGLKFIPAGRVLYGAGADTDVTYFNCYVMPFVADSREGISDHRKQVMEIMSRGGGVGTNGSTLRPRNTLARGVNGKSSGSVSWLDDIAKLTHLVEQGGSRRGAQMIMLADWHPDIAEFIISKMQNPRILRYLIENTQDETIKKLAHDKLKFKALSSQEEAMYQGILNYRTIPGMGGFNEKIMRDAETKLRDGGTYSVHNEEFLTGANISVTLTSDFMTAVENDEDFDLRFPAVESYSKDEMAIYNEKWQEVGDVREWESMGHGVRVYRTMKARELWNLINICATYSAEPGIFFIDNANEKTNAAAYGQKVVATNPCGEQPLAPYSVCNLAAVNLAQFADPKTKKVDFESLKETVRVGVRMQDNVIDATPYFLEENQVQALGERRVGLGVMGLADLLIYCDKEYGSPEGNELVDEIFKTIATAAYEVSTDLAAERGSFPFLVGNTDEETAALRKAFTETGFMQGMPEHVREAVLEKGIRNSHLLTVAPTGSTGTMVGVSTGLEPYYSFTYYRSGRLGKFIEVKADIVREYLKNNPQADEENLPKAFVTSMDLAPEAHADVQCIIQRWIDSSISKTVNAPRGYTVEQVEGVYERLYKGGAKGGTVYVDGSRDSQVLTLKAEDNNFEEEEHQEDTGKRPIVLIDTIQDLRSTNVTIGSEVGDTCPVCRKGTVEEMGGCNTCTNCNAQLKCGL
- the aroQ gene encoding type II 3-dehydroquinate dehydratase; translated protein: MRVLILNGPNLNRLGKREKEAYGTFTLEELEQDLVEFSYHHHIELICRQSNHEGELIDWIHGAGDEGLSGIVLNAGAYTHTSIAIRDAIAAIQVPVIEVHISNVHKREEFRHHSYISPVTIGQIVGFGQDVYKLALHALLLKQERG
- a CDS encoding M24 family metallopeptidase yields the protein MLKLQKLRNEMKQREVEALLVTSPYNLRYITEFTGTAGLAIVTQQKAVFITDFRYTEQAGEQVKEFKVIQAEKNLMDEVVKTVKSMDIQTLAFEQDYMTYASATQYKEKLDCNLEPISNLIEKIRMVKTAEEVSVLKDAAKIADDAFEHICGFIRPGLTELEVSNELEFFMRQQGATSSSFDIIVASGLRSALPHGVATDKVIEQGDMITLDFGALYNGYISDITRTVAVGEPSEQLKEIYAIVLKAQELGVEKIGPGMSGIEADAIARDYIKSKGYGEAFGHSTGHGIGLEVHESPGLSFKSETILEPGMAVTVEPGIYLQGIGGVRIEDDILITESGNERLTHSTKELRIL
- a CDS encoding rhodanese-like domain-containing protein; translated protein: MEFLYITIAVLLAIIIYAVISYFRIKKAVTNLTQEQFIEGYRKAQLIDVREPKDFAAGHILGARNIPQSQLRQRYKEIREDKPVYLYDQNGARSGRVAIFLKKKGYIQLFQLQGGFKQWTGKIKSKN
- the accB gene encoding acetyl-CoA carboxylase biotin carboxyl carrier protein, translated to MKIQEIREIIKLVDGSSIDEFSYEFEGVKVKMKKNGTGQTQQTSSSTDQTTQVQKAVETNAPAPTKEPEVETLVSTESPEISPENNVDFHKILSPMVGTFYESPSPDEAAYVQVGTKVSADHVVCIVEAMKLFNEIEAEVDGEIAEILVKDGQLVEYGQPLFLVKAN